The Channa argus isolate prfri chromosome 14, Channa argus male v1.0, whole genome shotgun sequence genome includes a window with the following:
- the dspa gene encoding desmoplakin-A isoform X3, with amino-acid sequence MSLYGSTSKLATMGQRSNSRPDLASAGYRGDVFVGGNGFQGDYQVGDGGYNYTYSRSSMHGGGVGGQKILVGGGGGGGGGGTLSPQAMQQKATYLSGQCNEFLQRAKMIVQSGGPPGEVDKMLHFAVEAIEQLKACGRDMQQMRIPNDVFRSVEQFQLMYNGLQQQLVSGVTIRRNRGSVGSMEGGRLFNDAMAWIAQHKRMIETAPFGEDSDAIDKQIINHSMLHSSIQRSPEVDRAREDLNMRGDKYNLNILEQEWESMQKMSHGRVNQLQDLRTIVDQISKAIMWVNEREEEELVFDWGDSDIDHYIPKKQESYSRLMRDLEEKEKELNKLKVKADGLLNNNHPASDKIQAYMDTLQTQWSWLLQITKCIHVHLKENAAYSQFFKDSTELNVKLRTAHDTIRNKYKCDKNTPLDNLSELLKNLEKERERILENKRQVQSLLNKSKSIVRLKPRNPEEKSSSPVIVQALCDFKQDQKSILKGNEGILKDNSQRSKWLVTGPGGLGMSIPSVCLLIPPPNPLCLGVATKNEEYFEAIMTVWNQAFINIKSLISWQYCLKDINYINSLTLSMLSKMRPEEYRNIIKRMETHYQEFLRTSQGSELFGEEEKKTMQGHFDKAQSYYDTLIIQMPTYANKGDEGVKTDTSQSESKSSQTITKTTVTKVHTQQPSHGSSLSLNLLSSLQEIRSRLELAESGLTSHLHVPLGENSVHECSVHIQRLQAVHQDLDSIYDDYLRIRENITKQLEGIPADSEQAKFLRSEMEIINQKLGDLQGLYSAYLQRLSALKVLLQSVVQAEDIIKVHEARLAEKDTTSLDLWEVENYRTILKQMKSEMEQKRDLLTAMESDLAKAVHWNGQISDSFHKCDVDLSKYSDLVNQMSERWRRIQTQIDSRVWDLEKHETQLKHYQQSSTSLAQWIDNARKRQDTLQMVKLNDIQTLMEHLNQQKGLHTEIKGKKEKVDDVQKNADTCAASIQDYELQLASYSAGLETLHNIPVKRTMLQSPASVVRHEASDLQSRYIELLTRSGDYYKFLGELLKTMEELKMRNTKIEMQEEELRRLKENLEQRNQKNKSLEDALDRYKLELSQSKEKLISMEEVKRTSAIQVNVVKESLDSKQSQLQDLNEQLSRVKYELEEEKRKRRLAEERYTSQQEEYEATVRRRQKELDELNWIKIDLEKSVKDKERDLERMKIQLDDEAARRRNAETDVSKTSVMVHESQSKFTSLLLEKDSLLSKLKLLEQDKNRRQGLEDELTRIKLNLENELRNKQRLQDEKNSILKDFNYMKSQYELRDSQLKQFDSERDKGERERLSLKNEIERLTRELRSLEERYKSRLLITEKEASELSVKRDALEREIQRLQQRPSSLSRQTQTDEKIPTIDPSKLVFDAVRRKVTAHQLCDCGIITKATLDQLIKGQKTVDEVAVDIQLSLKGTGIIAGMTTGSQGKIPFTEAKNRKLLSPESALMLLEAQAATGYIVDPAFNEKMHVDTACSRGIVDTEDRDMLVTAEAASTGFKDPYTGKLLSVGQTWKQGRIDKEKAIRLLQAQESVGGILDPVLGVFLPKDLALDRNLIDEELYRALNKKPACYIDPATGDKISYNDLKKKCKVEPVSGLLLLHGPEKAITIKGLRGEVSLTELVNSELLDESDLQKLNQGKLTSKDIEDKLKSYLYGSTCIAGIYDEANDRILPFYQAMKEGLLMRGTTLELLEAQAASGFIVDPVNNVFLTVEEATKRALIGKEFKNKLLSAEKAVTGYKDPATGKTISLFQAIEKDLIEKGHGIRLLEAQIASGGIIDPKESHRIDVAVAYKRGYFDEKMNDILTYEGDDTKGFFDPNTKDNLTYLQLKERCIKDAKTGLLLLPLFDKKKQQKKPQDSRTNVLRKRRVVIVDPDTGLEMSVREAYHRELIDYDTFLDLSEQECEWEEITIKGSDGSSHLVIVDRKTGTQYDIQDCLQRGVIDQKSLDQYRNGKLTLTQFADQITSRTSSTDMTIAASNVDDIFTCSSPTQATPSSPTVRKRLSQISITVSPPEMFDDHSPVAAIFDTETLEKITISEGLRRGIVDTITAQRLLEAQASTGGIINPATGERLSLQDAVHQGIIDENMASKLKPAQKAYAGFEDVKTKRRMSAVEAVKEAWLPHEAGQRFLEFQYLTGGLIEPSTGRRFGIEEAIRKGWLDGQGAQKLQDTRNHQKNLTCPKTKLKISYKEAMDGCMVEESNGMKMLQASSVSSKGISSPYNVSNPGSRSGSRAGSRTGSRSGSRRGSVDYSSNYSFTFSSNSTTYSSNSLS; translated from the exons ATGAGTCTCTACGGCTCCACTTCTAAACTGGCCACTATGGGCCAGAGAAGTAATTCCCGGCCGGATTTGGCGAGTGCCGGGTACAGGGGCGACGTATTCGTCGGTGGAAACGGCTTCCAGGGGGACTATCAAGTAGGCGACGGTGGATACAACTACACCTATTCCAGGAGCTCCATGCACGGTGGAGGTGTCGGGGGACAGAAAATTCTCGTTGGCGGGGGAGGGGGCGGAGGGGGCGGAGGGACCTTAAG TCCACAGGCTATGCAACAAAAAGCTACATACCTAAGTGGCCAGTGTAACGAATTCCTGCAGAGAGCAAAGATGATTGTTCAGAGT GGGGGTCCACCTGGGGAAGTAGACAAGATGTTGCACTTTGCTGTAGAAGCCATTGAGCAGCTGAAGGCCTGTGGCAGAGATATGCAGCAAATGCGTATACCCAATGATGTCTTCAGAAG TGTGGAACAGTTCCAGCTGATGTATAATGGTCTCCAACAGCAACTCGTCAGTGGTGTGACCATAAGACGGAACAGGGGCAGTGTGGGCTCCATGGAGGGGGGCAGGCTTTTTAATGATGCCATGGCCTGGATTGCCCAACATAAG CGCATGATTGAGACAGCTCCATTCGGAGAGGACTCTGATGCCATAGACAAGCAAATCATCAACCACAGCATGCTCCACAGCTCTATCCAGAGGAGCCCAGAAGTAGATCGTGCCCGAGAGGATCTC AACATGAGGGGTGACAAATACAATCTCAACATATTGGAACAAGAATGGGAGAGCATGCAG AAAATGTCCCACGGCCGTGTGAATCAGCTGCAAGATCTTCGGACCATCGTTGACCAGATATCCAAAGCCATCATGTGGGTGaatgagagagaggaggaggaacttGTGTTTGACTGGGGAGACTCAGACATTGATCATTATATCCCCAAGAAGCAAGAGAGCTACTCG aggCTGATGAGGGAcctggaggagaaagagaaggagctAAACAAGCTGAAGGTGAAAGCAGACGGGCTCCTGAACAACAACCACCCAGCATCAGATAAGATTCAG GCCTACATGGATACCTTACAAACCCAGTGGAGCTGGCTTCTCCAGATCACAAAGTGTATCCATGTTCATTTGAAGGAGAATGCTGCCTATAGCCAA TTTTTCAAGGACTCCACTGAGCTTAATGTGAAGCTGCGAACGGCGCACGATACTATCcgaaacaaatacaaatgtgacaAGAACACCCCACTGGATAACCTCTCTGAACTCCTAAAGAACCTTGAg aaagagagggagcgAATACTAGAGAATAAGAGACAAGTCCAAAGTCTGCTCAATAAGTCAAAGTCCATTGTTAGGCTGAAGCCTCGCAACCCcgaggagaagagcagcagtcCTGTCATAGTGCAGGCCTTATGTGACTTTAAACAAGACCAG AAAAGTATTCTGAAAGGGAATGAGGGCATCCTGAAGGACAACTCGCAGCGCAGCAAATGGCTTGTGACAGGACCTGGAGGTCTGGGCATGTCGATTCCCTCAGTGTGTCTGCTCATCCCCCCaccaaacccactttgccttgGCGTCGCCACAAA GAATGAGGAGTATTTTGAAGCCATCATGACCGTTTGGAATCAGGCCTTTATCAACATCAAGAGTCTCATCTCGTGGCAGTATTGCCTCAAAGACATCAATTACATCAactctctcactctcagcatg CTGTCTAAAATGCGCCCTGAAGAGTACCGAAATATCATCAAGAGAATGGAGACTCACTACCAAGAGTTCTTACGAACCAGCCAAGGGAGTGAGCTCTTtggagaagaggaaaagaaaactaTGCAGGGCCACTTTGATAAAGCCCAGAGCTACTATGATACACTAATTATTCAGATGCCTACTTATG CCAATAAAGGGGATGAAGGGGTAAAGACTGACACTTCACAATCAGAAAGCAAGTCAAGTCAGACGATCACCAAAACAACTGTCACCAAGGTCCATACCCAGCAACCCTCACACGGTTCTTCCCTCAGCCTTAATCTGCTCAGTAGTCTACAAGAAATTCGAAGCAGGCTGGAGCTGGCTGAGTCCGGCCTTACCAGTCATCTCCATGTTCCACTGGGGGAAAACAGTGTGCACGAGTGCTCAGTGCACATCCAGAGGCTGCAG GCTGTGCATCAAGATTTGGACTCTATTTATGATGACTATCTGCGTATaagagaaaacattacaaagCAGCTGGAAGGGATACCTGCTGACTCAGAGCAAGCCAAGTTCCTCCGATCTGAAATGGAGATCATCAACCAAAAACTTGGCGACCTGCAGGGTCTCTACTCGGCGTATCTTCAAAG ACTGTCAGCCCTTAAGGTCTTGCTACAGAGTGTTGTCCAGGCTGAAGATATCATTAAAGTCCATGAGGCCCGGTTGGCGGAAAAGGACACCACTTCTTTGGACCTTTGGGAGGTGGAAAATTATCGGACCATACTAAAG caaatgaaaagtgAGATGGAGCAAAAGAGGGACCTGCTGACAGCTATGGAGTCTGACCTGGCTAAAGCAGTGCACTGGAATGGTCAAATCTCTGACTCCTTCCACAAGTGTGATGTGGACTTATCCAAGTACTCAGACCTGGTGAATCAGATGTCTGAACGCTGGCGCCGCATCCAAACTCAGATTGATAGCAG AGTGTGGGACTTGGAGAAGCACGAGACACAGCTGAAACATTATCAGCAGAGCAGCACTTCCCTGGCGCAGTGGATAGACAATGCCAGGAAGCGCCAGGACACCCTTCAGATGGTTAAGCTCAACGACATCCAAACCCTAATGGAGCACCTCAACCAGCAGAAG GGACTTCACACTGAaattaaaggaaagaaagaaaaagtggacGATGTGCAGAAAAATGCAGACACGTGTGCTGCCTCCATTCAG GACTATGAGCTACAGCTGGCTTCCTACAGTGCAGGCCTGGAAACTCTGCATAATATTCCAGTTAAGAGAACAATGCTGCAGTCCCCCGCATCTGTGGTCAGGCATGAG GCGTCTGACCTCCAGTCTCGCTACATAGAACTACTTACCCGCTCTGGTGACTACTACAAGTTCCTAGGGGAGCTGCTGAAGACCATGGAAGAGCTGAAG ATGAGGAACACCAAGATTGAGATGCAGGAGGAGGAATTGAGGCGTCTGAAGGAGAACCTTGAGCAGCGTAATCAGAAAAACAAGTCACTGGAAGATGCTCTGGACCGCTACAAACTGGAGCTCTCTcagtcaaaagaaaaactgatttCTATGGAGGAAGTGAAGAGAACCTCAGCAAttcaagttaatgtagtcaaggAGAGCTTGGACAGCAAACAAAGCCAGCTTCAAGATCTTAATGAGCAGTTGAGCCGTGTTAAATATGAGctggaagaagagaaaaggaaaagacgTCTAGCAGAGGAGCGCTACACTAGCCAGCAAGAAGAATATGAAGCGACTGTTCGCCGTAGACAGAAAGAGCTGGACGAGCTCAACTGGATCAAAATTGACTTAGAAAAGTCTGTGAAGGACAAGGAACGTGACCTGGAAAGGATGAAGATACAACTTGACGATGAGGCAGCACGTCGGCGAAATGCTGAAACAGATGTCTCAAAG ACATCCGTCATGGTGCACGAGTCCCAAAGCAAGTTCACTTCGCTGCTACTGGAGAAGGACAGTTTGCTTTCTAAGCTTAAACTCCTGGAGCAAGACAAGAATCGTCGGCAGGGCCTAGAAGACGAACTCACTCGCATCAAACTAAATCTAGAGAATGAGCTCCGCAACAAACAACGACTACAGGATGAAAAGAATTCCATCTTAAAGGATTTCAACTATATGAAGAGTCAGTATGAGCTGAGAGACAGCCAGCTCAAGCAGTTTGATTCAGAAAGAGACAAGGGTGAACGTGAAAGGCTCTCTCTGAAAAACGAGATTGAGAGGCTCACGAGGGAGCTAAGGAGTCTCGAAGAGAGGTACAAGAGCCGACTATTGATCACTGAAAAGGAAGCGTCAGAGTTGAGCGTCAAGCGCGATGCCCtggagagagagatacagaggcTGCAGCAGAGACCCAGCAGTCTGAGTAGGCAGACCCAGACAGATGAGAAAATTCCAACAATTGATCCATCCAAGCTTGTGTTTGATGCTGTGCGCCGCAAAGTCACGGCCCACCAGCTTTGTGACTGTGGCATCATCACTAAAGCCACTCTAGACCAGCTCATAAAGGGACAGAAGACAGTGGATGAGGTAGCTGTGGATATCCAGCTTAGTCTGAAGGGCACTGGCATTATTGCTGGCATGACCACAGGTTCTCAAGGGAAAATTCCATTTACCGAGGCCAAAAACAGGAAGCTTCTCAGCCCAGAGAGTGCTCTCATGCTCCTGGAAGCTCAAGCAGCAACAGGCTACATAGTTGACCCCGCATTTAATGAGAAGATGCATGTAGATACTGCCTGTTCCAGAGGAATTGTAGACACGGAAGACAGAGATATGTTGGTGACAGCTGAAGCAGCTAGCACAGGCTTCAAAGATCCGTACACTGGTAAATTGTTATCCGTGGGACAAACCTGGAAACAGGGCCGCATAGACAAAGAGAAAGCCATCCGATTGCTGCAGGCTCAGGAGTCTGTTGGAGGCATATTGGATCCTGTTCTGGGCGTGTTCCTTCCAAAAGATCTGGCCTTGGATCGCAATCTCATTGATGAAGAGCTCTACAGGGCTTTGAACAAAAAACCCGCATGTTATATTGATCCAGCAACAGGAGACAAGATAAGCTACAATGACctcaaaaagaaatgtaaagtggAACCTGTTTCTGGCTTGCTTCTGCTCCATGGTCCAGAAAAGGCCATAACTATAAAGGGTCTCCGTGGTGAAGTCTCTCTCACTGAGCTCGTAAATTCGGAACTTCTGGATGAAAGTGACTTGCAGAAACTTAACCAGGGCAAACTCACCAGTAAAGACATTGAGGACAAGTTGAAGTCCTATCTGTATGGCTCTACGTGCATTGCAGGTATTTATGATGAGGCCAATGACCGAATCCTGCCTTTCTATCAAGCAATGAAGGAAGGTTTACTCATGAGAGGAACCACTCTGGAGCTCCTTGAAGCCCAAGCTGCTTCTGGTTTTATTGTCGATCCTGTCAACAACGTCTTCTTGACAGTAGAGGAAGCCACAAAGAGAGCCCTCATAGGCAAGGAGTTCAAGAATAAGCTGTTGTCTGCAGAGAAGGCAGTAACCGGATACAAAGACCCAGCCACCGGAAAGACAATCTCCCTTTTCCAGGCTATTGAGAAAGATCTAATTGAGAAGGGTCATGGGATCCGTCTTCTTGAGGCCCAAATTGCTAGTGGTGGGATTATTGACCCTAAAGAGAGCCACCGTATTGATGTTGCTGTTGCTTATAAAAGGGGATATTTTGACGAGAAGATGAATGACATCCTAACCTATGAAGGCGATGACACAAAAGGCTTCTTTGACCCTAATACCAAAGACAACCTAACATATCTTCAGCTGAAGGAGAGATGCATCAAAGATGCCAAAACAGGCCTATTGCTCCTGCCACTATTTGAtaagaagaaacaacaaaagaagcCACAGGACAGCCGTACCAATGTGCTCCGCAAGAGGCGGGTTGTGATTGTTGACCCAGACACTGGTCTGGAGATGTCAGTGAGAGAGGCCTATCACCGGGAGCTAATTGACTATGATACCTTCCTGGACTTGTCGGAGCAGGAGTGTGAGTGGGAGGAAATAACTATCAAGGGGTCAGACGGCTCCTCACATTTGGTGATTGTGGACAGGAAAACAGGAACCCAGTATGACATCCAGGACTGTCTGCAGCGTGGCGTCATTGACCAGAAGTCTTTAGATCAGTATCGTAATGGAAAGCTAACTTTGACCCAGTTTGCAGATCAAATTACCAGCAGAACCAGCAGCACTGACATGACCATTGCAGCCAGCAATGTTGATGACATTTTCACCTGCAGCAGCCCCACTCAGGCCACGCCGTCCTCTCCGACTGTCCGTAAACGTCTCAGCCAAATTTCTATTACTGTCTCCCCCCCTGAGATGTTTGATGACCACAGCCCTGTGGCAGCCATATTTGACACAGAGACCTTGGAGAAAATAACTATATCTGAAGGACTCCGAAGAGGTATAGTTGATACTATAACAGCACAGAGGTTGCTGGAGGCCCAGGCATCCACAGGTGGTATTATCAACCCTGCTACTGGTGAGAGACTGTCACTACAGGATGCTGTCCATCAGGGCATCATTGATGAAAACATGGCTTCTAAGCTGAAACCGGCCCAGAAAGCCTATGCTGGTTTTGAGGATGTGAAGACTAAAAGAAGGATGTCTGCAGTAGAGGCAGTAAAGGAGGCGTGGTTGCCTCATGAGGCAGGCCAGAGATTTTTGGAGTTTCAGTACTTGACAGGAGGCCTGATTGAGCCTAGCACTGGACGCCGCTTTGGCATTGAAGAGGCTATCCGCAAGGGGTGGCTAGATGGTCAAGGCGCCCAGAAGCTTCAGGACACACGAAACCATCAAAAGAACCTGACCTGccccaaaacaaaactgaagatCTCCTACAAGGAAGCCATGGACGGCTGCATGGTGGAGGAAAGCAACGGAATGAAGATGCTCCAGGCTTCGTCAGTGTCCAGTAAGGGAATCAGCAGTCCTTACAATGTCTCTAACCCCGGGTCTCGGTCTGGGTCCAGAGCTGGTTCCCGTACCGGCTCAAGAAGTGGATCTCGTAGAGGCAGTGTGGATTACTCGTCTAATTACAGTTTCACCTTCTCTTCCAACAGTACTACATACAGCTCCAACTCTCTCTCTTAG